A window from Chrysemys picta bellii isolate R12L10 chromosome 20, ASM1138683v2, whole genome shotgun sequence encodes these proteins:
- the ARNT gene encoding aryl hydrocarbon receptor nuclear translocator isoform X2 produces MAAAANPEMASDVPSLGAAVASGNPGPGTQAGVAIVQRTNKRRPGLDFDDDDDEEEGNKFLRCDDDQIPNDKERFARENHSEIERRRRNKMTAYITELSDMVPTCSALARKPDKLTILRMAVSHMKSLRGTGNTSTDGTYKPSFLTDQELKHLILEAADGFLFIVSCETGRVVYVSDSVTPVLNQPQSEWFSSTLYDQVHPDDVDKLREQLSTSENALTGRILDLKSGTVKKEGQQSMRMCMGSRRSFICRMRCGNSSVDPASMNRLSFMRSRCRSGLGAVKDGEPHYVVVHCTGYIKAWPPAGVSLPDDDPDAGQGSKFCLVAIGRLQVTSSPNCTDLNNVCQPTEFISRHNTEGLFTFVDHRCVATVGYQPQELLGKDVVDFCHPEDQQLLRDSFQQVVKLKGQVLSVMFRFRSKNREWLWMRTSSFTFQNPYSDEIEYIICTNTNVKNSSQESRPAVSNSMQRPQQGQNVSLPLDMGTAQLASRQQQPQQTALDVVPGRESLSGYDHSQVAVQPVTAAGPERSKPLEKTEALFSQERDPRFSEIYSGINTDPSKAIPASTVPANQPLFPQGNTFTPARPTESFRSSSMAPPVNIIQQQPASAGQILAQISRHSSTTPVTATNWVSATRPSFTAQQVPSQTAKTRSPSFGMGSFQGTPSSFSPMSTPGSTASPGRAAYPALASRGTGFATETGQTPAQFQTRTAEGVGMWPQWPGQHHGRSSAEQHVQQQPSQPEVFPDMLSMLGDQGTNYSNEEFPDLNMFPAFSE; encoded by the exons GGAGAATCACAGCGAGATCGAGCGCAGGCGTAGGAACAAGATGACCGCCTACATCACGGAGCTGTCGGACATGGTGCCCACCTGCAGCGCCCTGGCTCGCAAGCCTGACAAACTGACTATCTTGCGTATGGCTGTGTCGCACATGAAGTCCTTGCGGGGCACTGGCAACACCTCCACTGACGGCACCTACAAACCCTCCTTTCTCACTGATCAG GAACTCAAACACTTGATTCTGGAAGCAGCCGATGGCTTTCTGTTCATAGTGTCTTGTGAGACCGGAAGGGTGGTGTATGTCTCGGACTCGGTGACTCCCGTCCTAAACCAGCCGCAGTCCGAATGGTTCAGCAGCACCCTGTACGACCAGGTGCATCCTGACGACGTGGACAAACTGAGGGAGCAGCTCTCCACCTCGGAGAACGCTCTGACAG GTCGAATCCTTGATCTAAAGAGTGGGACAGTCAAGAAGGAAGGCCAACAATCCATGAGAATGTGCATGGGCTCAAGGAGATCCTTCATCTGTCGAATGAG GTGTGGCAACAGCTCAGTGGATCCAGCCTCCATGAATAGACTCAGCTTCATGAGGAGCCGATGCAG GAGCGGCTTGGGTGCAGTGAAAGACGGGGAGCCCCATTACGTGGTGGTGCACTGCACAGGGTATATAAAAGCCTGGCCCCCAGCAG GTGTCTCATTGCCAGACGATGACCCGGATGCTGGCCAGGGGAGCAAATTTTGCCTTGTGGCCATTGGCAGACTACAG GTCACTAGCTCACCCAACTGCACAGACCTGAACAACGTTTGTCAGCCAACTGAGTTCATCTCCCGACACAACACCGAAGGCCTTTTCACCTTCGTAGATCACCGCTGCGTGGCTACAGTTGGCTACCAACCACAG GAACTCTTGGGGAAAGATGTTGTGGATTTCTGCCACCCAGAAGACCAGCAGCTTTTGCGAGACAGCTTTCAACAG GTGGTGAAGTTAAAAGGCCAGGTTCTGTCAGTCATGTTCCGATTCCGGTCCAAAAACCGTGAATGGCTCTGGATGAGAACCAGCTCCTTTACCTTCCAGAACCCCTACTCAGATGAGATTGAGTACATCATCTGTACCAACACCAACGTTAA GAACTCAAGCCAGGAGTCTCGGCCTGCTGTGTCTAACTCGATGCAGCGGCCACAGCAAGGACAGAATGTCAGCCTCCCCCTGGACATGGGCACAGCTCAGCTGGCGTCAAG gcagcagcagccccaacaGACTGCGCTGGACGTGGTCCCAGGAAGAGAGAGTCTGTCTGGTTATGACCACTCGCAG GTTGCTGTCCAGCCCGTGACGGCTGCTGGCCCAGAACGCAGCAAGCCACTGGAAAAAACGGAGGCTCTGTTTAGTCAGGAGAGGGACCCGCGGTTCAGTGAAATCTACTCCGGTATCAATACAG ATCCGAGCAAAGCCATTCCTGCCAGCACAGTACCGGCCAATCAGCCGCTCTTCCCCCAGGGAAACACTTTCACTCCTGCGCGGCCCACCGAAAGTTTCAG GAGCAGTAGCATGGCCCCCCCTGTCAACATCATCCAGCAGCAGCCTGCTTCAGCAGGCCAGATTTTAGCACAGATTTCTCGCCACTCCAGTACCACTCCAGTCACTGCAACCAACTGGGTGTCAGCGACGCGACCGTCGTTCACGGCACAG CAAGTGCCTTCCCAGACCGCAAAGACTCGGTCCCCTTCATTTGGAATGGGGAGTTTCCAAGGCACCCCTTCCTCCTTCAGCCCCATGTCAACACCTGGTTCCACAGCCTCCCCGGGCAGGGCTGCTTATCCAGCCCTCGCCAGCCGCGGCACAGGCTTTG CCACTGAAACCGGGCAGACCCCAGCCCAGTTCCAGACACGGACAGCGGAAGGAGTTGGCATGTGGCCTCAGTGGCCAGGACAGCACCACGGGCGGAGCTCTGCGGAGCAGCACGTGCAGCAGCAGCCAAGCCAGCCTGAGGTCTTCCCA GACATGCTGTCAATGCTGGGAGACCAGGGAACCAACTACAGCAATGAAGAATTCCCAGACTTAAATATGTTCCCTGCcttttcagaataa